The following coding sequences are from one Paenibacillus stellifer window:
- a CDS encoding TetR family transcriptional regulator → MNNSSPKPGLRERKKLKTRATIQENALRLFREQGYQATTVEQIAEASEISPSTFFRYFSTKEAVVLEDDYDPLLIESFLKQPPELSIIQALKGAVKDGFDQIPEDEVVGIWERVSLSYEIPELQAAMIQQIITTGEMVASVIAQRQGCSKDELRVRSLAAAFVGIAMASQKFFIEQHDRSYPDILTEALSLLETGYNF, encoded by the coding sequence ATGAATAACAGCAGTCCGAAGCCTGGACTTCGGGAACGAAAGAAACTCAAGACAAGAGCCACCATTCAGGAGAATGCGCTGCGCCTCTTCCGCGAGCAGGGGTATCAGGCTACGACCGTGGAACAAATCGCCGAAGCTTCCGAAATATCGCCCAGCACTTTCTTCCGCTACTTCTCCACCAAAGAAGCGGTTGTACTGGAAGATGATTATGATCCCCTGCTGATCGAGAGCTTTCTGAAGCAGCCTCCGGAGCTGAGCATCATTCAAGCTCTCAAAGGGGCGGTCAAGGACGGCTTCGACCAGATTCCCGAAGATGAAGTAGTGGGTATCTGGGAGCGGGTGTCGTTATCGTACGAGATTCCCGAACTGCAGGCCGCCATGATCCAGCAGATCATCACAACCGGAGAAATGGTCGCCAGCGTGATCGCCCAGCGCCAAGGCTGCAGTAAGGATGAGCTTCGGGTACGCAGCCTCGCGGCGGCATTCGTAGGCATCGCGATGGCTTCGCAGAAATTTTTTATCGAACAGCATGACCGGAGCTATCCGGACATACTGACTGAAGCCCTGTCGCTGCTGGAAACGGGCTATAATTTCTAG
- a CDS encoding MFS transporter: MTRSLKSKWWVLFSLTFGLLAVGLDMTILNVALPTLATDLQAPTSRLQWILDSYNLVLAAMLLPAGMLGDRFGRKTFLMLALLLFGGASAGCAYAASTGMLIFMRSLLGLGAAFLIPLSVSVLPVLFEGPERTKAMMVWASANMLGIPLGPILGGWLLNHYNWGAVFLINLPLIVIALIAVGLLMPESRSELRLKLDVAGVASSSIGLAAVTFGVIRAGEHGLGDALTLTTLLAGLIILIFFVLWERRTEHPLIDLSLFHSRGFTWGTILATCVSFALFGLLFVMPQYFQAVNGADALGTGLRLLPMIGGMLVGAKNSDLLLKKLNSRTIVALGFTVMAAALLLGTATDTGSTYGYAALWITLAGLGLGFALPISMDLAIGALSAERSGVGSALVMALRQVGGAVGVALLGSALNSAYRSGLRLDGLPVEAASAVRQSASAGAAVAGRLNLPDLLGMVRSAFVQGMQHMLWICAGIAAAGILLALVFLPRQTAEPAAEPQKLSS, from the coding sequence ATGACGCGTTCCCTGAAATCGAAATGGTGGGTGCTCTTCTCACTCACCTTCGGATTGCTCGCGGTCGGTCTTGATATGACCATTCTCAATGTTGCTCTGCCGACGCTGGCGACGGACCTGCAGGCTCCGACCAGCCGTCTCCAGTGGATTCTGGACTCCTACAATCTGGTGCTGGCTGCCATGCTGCTGCCTGCGGGCATGCTTGGCGACCGGTTCGGGCGCAAAACCTTCCTGATGCTGGCCCTCCTCCTGTTCGGCGGCGCATCGGCAGGCTGCGCTTATGCCGCCTCCACCGGTATGCTGATCTTTATGCGGTCTTTGCTTGGATTGGGTGCGGCCTTTCTCATCCCGCTATCCGTGTCCGTGCTTCCCGTACTGTTCGAAGGCCCCGAGCGGACCAAAGCCATGATGGTCTGGGCCTCGGCCAATATGCTCGGCATTCCGCTCGGCCCGATCCTTGGAGGATGGCTGCTGAATCATTACAACTGGGGGGCCGTCTTCCTGATCAATCTTCCGCTTATTGTGATCGCGCTGATTGCCGTAGGGCTGCTCATGCCGGAATCACGCAGTGAGCTGCGCCTTAAGCTCGATGTGGCAGGCGTCGCATCATCCAGCATCGGTCTGGCCGCCGTAACCTTCGGTGTTATCCGGGCGGGCGAGCACGGCTTGGGAGATGCCCTCACTCTCACGACCCTGCTGGCGGGTCTCATTATTCTGATCTTCTTCGTTCTCTGGGAGCGCCGGACGGAGCACCCGCTCATTGATCTGTCGCTCTTCCATTCGCGCGGCTTCACCTGGGGAACCATTCTGGCCACCTGCGTGTCGTTCGCCTTATTCGGCCTGCTGTTCGTCATGCCGCAGTACTTTCAGGCCGTTAACGGAGCCGACGCTTTGGGAACCGGGCTGCGGCTGCTCCCGATGATCGGCGGAATGCTTGTCGGCGCCAAGAACTCCGATCTTCTCCTGAAGAAACTGAACTCGCGCACCATTGTTGCCCTTGGCTTCACCGTCATGGCGGCGGCTCTGCTCCTTGGCACGGCCACAGACACGGGCAGCACTTATGGCTATGCCGCCTTATGGATCACCCTCGCCGGTTTGGGCCTCGGCTTCGCGCTGCCGATCTCGATGGATCTCGCGATCGGGGCGCTGTCCGCCGAGCGCAGCGGCGTCGGCTCAGCGCTGGTCATGGCGCTGCGCCAGGTCGGCGGAGCTGTCGGCGTCGCCCTGCTGGGCTCGGCGCTGAACTCCGCCTACCGCAGCGGCCTGCGGCTGGACGGCCTCCCGGTTGAAGCCGCGTCGGCCGTCCGCCAGAGCGCATCGGCCGGCGCTGCGGTCGCCGGCCGGTTGAACTTGCCGGACCTGCTGGGCATGGTCCGATCCGCCTTCGTCCAGGGCATGCAGCATATGCTCTGGATCTGCGCCGGCATTGCAGCGGCCGGCATCCTGCTGGCGCTTGTCTTCCTGCCGCGCCAAACGGCGGAGCCTGCTGCAGAGCCGCAAAAGCTCTCCTCCTGA
- a CDS encoding radical SAM protein — protein MTYKALELVKPQVWELEGLEVGVTSNCNFRCDYCCAYNRNDGQSLTGSEIITILEELPKLKRVRLSGGEVTLKYEDCVEVVSYCASRGISTQLNSNASLLNEERIGGLANAGLTTIHISFNFTSEEAFSRYYNIHPSIYRKICENIALFAQTNVDTVLETLLFSETERNMREISDHVYDLGVRTHEIQNSIIMNHTGWKSIAAREGLKAAVTDLIANKREDTILYFTCMDRFMEALGFREQPGVYFPHCIEGKTQLHLHGNGDILISELCHPVIIGNIYKGTSLKDIYNPTPEPLAAFLEKQPCPALDALFPEGLPVT, from the coding sequence ATGACTTACAAAGCATTGGAGCTGGTCAAACCGCAGGTCTGGGAGCTGGAGGGACTGGAGGTTGGCGTAACCTCGAACTGCAATTTCCGCTGCGATTACTGCTGCGCGTACAACCGGAATGACGGCCAGAGCCTGACTGGAAGCGAAATTATCACCATTCTGGAGGAGCTTCCGAAGCTGAAACGCGTTCGGCTGTCCGGTGGTGAAGTGACGCTGAAATATGAGGATTGTGTCGAGGTGGTATCCTACTGCGCCTCAAGAGGCATTTCGACTCAATTGAATTCCAACGCCAGCCTGCTGAACGAAGAGCGGATCGGAGGGCTGGCCAACGCCGGGCTGACGACGATCCATATTTCGTTCAATTTCACATCCGAAGAAGCGTTCTCCCGGTATTACAACATTCATCCAAGCATCTACCGCAAAATCTGCGAGAATATCGCCCTCTTCGCCCAGACGAACGTTGATACCGTTCTGGAGACACTGCTGTTCAGCGAGACGGAACGGAATATGCGGGAAATCAGCGACCATGTCTATGATTTGGGCGTGCGTACGCATGAAATTCAGAACAGCATTATTATGAATCACACCGGCTGGAAGTCGATCGCCGCCCGCGAAGGGCTCAAGGCTGCCGTGACGGACCTGATTGCGAACAAGCGGGAAGACACCATTCTGTACTTCACCTGCATGGACCGCTTCATGGAAGCGCTTGGCTTCCGGGAGCAGCCGGGGGTTTATTTCCCTCACTGCATCGAAGGCAAGACCCAGCTTCATCTGCACGGCAACGGCGATATTCTGATATCCGAGCTGTGCCATCCGGTAATTATCGGCAATATTTACAAAGGAACCTCACTGAAGGATATTTATAATCCGACGCCTGAGCCGCTGGCGGCATTTCTTGAGAAGCAGCCATGCCCGGCGCTGGATGCGCTGTTTCCGGAGGGGCTGCCGGTTACTTGA
- a CDS encoding methyl-accepting chemotaxis protein, translated as MKIRTKLSIMILAVTLLSTLLMGGFSYIKSADSLENMSDDSMLSLNKSSAETINAMVEKEQTRMAQFAGESDVRTLLSQGKNGGAADASIQKAVTGRLKEITTEAGNLEHVFVVNLKGDDVADSDEALLGANFSDRAYTKAVLGAGEPYISETLKSKSTGAFILAFAHPVKVDGQLVGFVASAVFADSLTTYLGDIHAVNGSSSYAYIVDDKGILLFHPTKEKIGGAVENDSIKAVVARVQKGEKPEDAIVSYVFNGLDKKAAYTVLPDTKWTLVLAADVGEVMKPVNDMTTFVVLLGLVSLVVTLLIGLIVSQRITAPILKVTELINKTAELDLKYDASYEHLRKNKDETGIIANAMFRTREALRVMAGSLVSISSKVLHNAEELERLAVDVRENAHDNGATTQELSAGMEETAASTEEMTAAIHEIDSNVGAISEKAKSGAAGAVEIADRALSMREETQKSADHAKGLYTSVRGKMEQAIEDSAQIERINELAKTIMEITAQTNLLSLNAGIEAARAGDAGRGFAVVAGEIRKLAERSAQTASGITEIVSGVHTSVDQMRGSSEELLSFIDQNVLTDYDNFLEVSEKYTDDAEMVRNLMEDFQSSAGHLSETVSAITIAINEVAATISESAAGVHDIAERTSDIVEKTFKEAEMADENTVSAKELQRLVEQFKL; from the coding sequence ATGAAAATTCGTACTAAGCTGTCAATCATGATTCTAGCTGTTACACTGCTGTCCACGCTGCTCATGGGCGGGTTCAGCTATATCAAATCAGCGGACTCGCTGGAGAATATGTCCGACGACTCCATGCTGTCACTGAACAAGAGCAGTGCCGAAACCATTAACGCCATGGTCGAAAAAGAACAAACCCGCATGGCCCAGTTCGCCGGCGAGTCCGACGTCAGGACACTGCTCAGTCAAGGCAAAAATGGAGGTGCGGCGGACGCGTCGATCCAGAAGGCTGTCACGGGCAGGCTGAAGGAAATCACCACAGAGGCCGGAAATCTTGAGCATGTCTTCGTGGTCAATTTGAAGGGTGATGATGTAGCGGACAGTGATGAAGCGCTGCTCGGCGCCAATTTCAGCGACAGAGCCTACACCAAGGCGGTGCTGGGGGCAGGTGAACCTTATATCAGCGAGACGTTGAAGTCCAAGTCGACAGGCGCATTTATACTGGCCTTCGCCCATCCTGTCAAGGTGGACGGCCAACTGGTCGGCTTCGTTGCATCCGCCGTTTTTGCGGACAGCCTGACAACGTATCTGGGCGACATCCACGCGGTTAACGGCTCTTCCAGCTACGCCTATATTGTGGATGATAAAGGCATACTGCTGTTTCATCCGACCAAGGAGAAAATCGGAGGGGCGGTCGAGAATGATAGCATAAAAGCTGTTGTGGCCCGTGTCCAGAAAGGTGAGAAGCCGGAGGATGCGATTGTCAGCTATGTCTTTAATGGTCTGGATAAAAAGGCAGCCTACACAGTTCTGCCGGATACGAAATGGACGCTTGTCCTGGCGGCGGATGTTGGAGAAGTTATGAAGCCGGTCAACGACATGACTACTTTTGTCGTCCTTTTGGGACTGGTCAGCCTTGTGGTGACCCTGCTGATCGGTCTGATCGTGTCCCAGCGGATTACGGCCCCGATTCTCAAGGTGACGGAGCTGATTAATAAGACGGCAGAGCTCGACCTGAAGTATGATGCAAGCTATGAGCATCTGCGCAAGAACAAGGACGAGACCGGAATCATCGCCAATGCGATGTTCCGAACGAGGGAAGCTCTCCGTGTAATGGCGGGCAGTCTGGTAAGCATATCGTCCAAGGTGCTGCACAATGCTGAGGAGCTGGAGCGGCTGGCGGTGGATGTCAGAGAGAACGCCCATGACAATGGAGCGACTACACAGGAGCTGTCAGCGGGAATGGAGGAGACAGCGGCTTCCACCGAGGAGATGACCGCGGCCATCCATGAAATCGACAGCAATGTCGGGGCGATTTCGGAGAAGGCGAAGTCAGGAGCGGCAGGAGCGGTTGAGATTGCAGACCGGGCGCTGTCGATGCGCGAAGAGACGCAGAAGTCGGCGGATCATGCGAAAGGGCTGTACACATCGGTCCGCGGCAAGATGGAACAAGCGATCGAAGACTCCGCACAGATTGAGCGGATCAACGAATTGGCGAAGACGATTATGGAGATTACCGCACAGACCAATCTGCTGTCGCTGAATGCGGGGATTGAAGCGGCCCGGGCGGGAGATGCGGGCAGAGGCTTCGCGGTCGTCGCAGGTGAAATCCGGAAGCTGGCCGAGAGATCGGCGCAGACGGCATCCGGCATCACGGAAATCGTGAGCGGCGTTCATACCTCGGTGGATCAGATGCGCGGAAGCTCAGAGGAGCTGCTGTCCTTCATCGACCAAAATGTGCTCACCGATTACGACAACTTCCTGGAGGTTAGCGAAAAATATACGGACGACGCCGAAATGGTCAGAAATCTGATGGAGGACTTCCAGAGCTCTGCCGGCCACCTGAGCGAGACAGTGTCCGCCATTACGATCGCCATTAACGAAGTGGCGGCGACGATCTCGGAAAGTGCGGCGGGCGTGCACGACATTGCGGAGCGTACATCTGATATCGTCGAGAAGACCTTCAAAGAGGCCGAAATGGCGGATGAAAATACGGTGAGCGCCAAAGAACTGCAGCGCCTGGTAGAGCAGTTCAAGCTGTAG
- a CDS encoding FAD binding domain-containing protein — protein MIPFDFSYYKSTTPEDAVEMYRVLQDQGKQPYYYAGGTELITLGRIREVYTEAVIDIKGIVECQSLELGKDRLTAGAAVSLARLQESQYFPLLGHVISEIADHTARNKITIGGNLFGHIYYREAALPLLITDTDVVIAGRNGRRRAPLHSIFDERPVLEKGELMIQLTIASGDLSLPGFTVKKRRQWDIGYPLITVASVKKNGKIRVSVSGLCPFPFRDERIEDCLNDTELGFSDRIEQAMRHLPGPVLNDVEGSREYRIFVLKNTLLDVLHELEGKSDAPG, from the coding sequence ATGATTCCGTTTGATTTTTCGTACTATAAATCAACAACACCAGAGGATGCCGTGGAGATGTACCGGGTTTTGCAGGATCAAGGGAAACAACCGTACTATTACGCAGGCGGTACCGAGCTGATCACATTGGGGAGAATACGTGAAGTCTATACGGAAGCGGTCATCGATATTAAAGGGATCGTAGAATGTCAATCGCTCGAGCTGGGAAAGGACCGGCTGACGGCCGGGGCGGCGGTATCTCTTGCGCGGCTCCAGGAGTCTCAATACTTCCCGCTGCTGGGACATGTCATTAGCGAGATCGCCGATCATACAGCGCGCAACAAAATCACGATCGGAGGCAACCTTTTCGGTCATATTTATTATCGGGAAGCTGCCCTGCCGCTGCTTATTACGGATACGGACGTCGTGATCGCCGGCAGAAACGGGAGAAGGCGCGCTCCGCTGCACTCCATATTTGACGAGCGCCCCGTGCTGGAGAAGGGGGAGCTGATGATCCAGTTGACCATCGCCTCCGGCGATCTCAGCCTCCCCGGCTTCACGGTGAAAAAAAGGAGACAGTGGGATATCGGATATCCGTTGATTACCGTAGCGTCTGTCAAAAAGAACGGGAAAATCCGGGTATCGGTCAGCGGTTTATGCCCCTTCCCATTTCGCGATGAACGAATCGAGGACTGCTTGAACGATACGGAACTTGGTTTTTCGGACCGAATCGAACAAGCGATGCGGCATCTGCCGGGGCCTGTCCTGAACGATGTGGAGGGATCCCGGGAATACCGGATCTTCGTGTTGAAAAATACCCTGCTGGACGTATTACATGAGCTGGAAGGAAAATCCGATGCACCAGGTTGA
- a CDS encoding (2Fe-2S)-binding protein, producing the protein MNGEIRPIIVRNADTLLYILREKLGLTGAKPGCLNGDCGACTIHVDGAPMKSCLMLAVEAEGCTITTVEGLNYTALQAQFVDKFAFQCGYCTPGFIMNADALIAKHPDAEDKVITEWLDSNICRCTGYKEIEEAVKTAMAIARSASNASQSL; encoded by the coding sequence ATCAATGGCGAAATCCGGCCGATCATTGTCAGAAACGCCGATACATTGCTATATATTCTTCGCGAGAAGTTAGGCTTGACCGGAGCCAAGCCGGGCTGTCTGAACGGAGATTGCGGAGCCTGCACGATTCATGTGGATGGAGCCCCGATGAAATCTTGCCTGATGTTGGCGGTCGAAGCGGAAGGTTGTACAATTACAACTGTGGAGGGTTTAAACTATACGGCATTGCAAGCTCAATTCGTCGATAAATTTGCATTTCAGTGCGGATATTGTACGCCCGGTTTCATTATGAATGCCGACGCGTTAATTGCCAAACATCCCGATGCCGAAGATAAAGTCATCACGGAATGGCTTGATTCGAACATATGCCGCTGTACGGGGTACAAGGAAATTGAGGAAGCGGTAAAAACAGCGATGGCGATTGCCCGCTCGGCTTCGAATGCTTCACAATCGCTGTAA
- a CDS encoding DUF421 domain-containing protein encodes METVKELLLVTGRIATIFPLLLLIALYMGKRSIGELPVFDFLVILALGAVVGADIADPKIEHLHTAYAIVVIGLLQRAVSTLAIKWRTFGKWITFEPTVVVHQGHIIKRNLQKVRYSVDNVIQMIREKDVFNLDEVELAVLEANGKLTLYKKASKTAVTAEDLGVAKSYSGLAYPLIVDGNVLKEVLAYMKKDMQWLETQLKAKGASVKDIFFASINDQLELHISLHSHGPVPPMLH; translated from the coding sequence TTGGAGACAGTAAAAGAACTTCTGCTTGTAACAGGACGAATCGCCACGATATTCCCTCTCTTGTTACTGATCGCCTTGTATATGGGGAAACGTTCCATCGGCGAATTACCGGTGTTCGATTTTCTTGTCATTCTCGCGTTGGGTGCCGTAGTGGGGGCAGATATTGCCGATCCGAAAATCGAGCATCTGCATACAGCTTATGCCATCGTAGTAATTGGCCTCTTGCAGCGCGCCGTTTCCACTCTAGCTATCAAATGGAGGACATTCGGAAAGTGGATTACGTTCGAACCGACCGTTGTCGTCCATCAGGGTCATATCATCAAACGAAACCTTCAAAAGGTTCGATATTCGGTCGACAACGTTATTCAGATGATTCGGGAAAAAGACGTATTTAATCTGGATGAGGTTGAGCTTGCCGTTCTCGAAGCGAACGGGAAATTGACCTTGTACAAAAAAGCGTCAAAGACAGCCGTAACTGCGGAAGATCTGGGCGTGGCGAAAAGCTACAGCGGACTGGCCTATCCGTTAATCGTGGATGGAAATGTATTAAAAGAGGTGCTTGCCTATATGAAAAAAGACATGCAGTGGCTTGAAACTCAGCTAAAGGCAAAGGGGGCAAGCGTGAAGGATATCTTTTTTGCTTCGATTAACGATCAGCTCGAATTGCATATCTCACTTCACTCCCATGGCCCAGTTCCACCAATGCTTCATTGA
- a CDS encoding DUF421 domain-containing protein produces MDLAWIWKSAFLVIAGMILLRVSGRKSISQMSVATTVIMISIGTTIVQPIANNELWKAIGSAAIFIVSLLIIEYLQLKFDWLENLMSGRSKIIIENGQIIPKNLRSLRITVDMLEMRLRQNGISNLSDVKFATLEPNGQMGYELMRHAKPVTIGELERILDLKSGIAMEQSSLFQESKTNHHATPIDPKLQ; encoded by the coding sequence TTGGATTTGGCTTGGATTTGGAAATCAGCCTTCTTGGTCATTGCCGGAATGATACTTCTTCGTGTTTCGGGGAGAAAATCAATTTCTCAAATGAGCGTCGCTACAACTGTAATCATGATCTCAATCGGTACAACCATTGTTCAACCGATTGCCAACAATGAGCTTTGGAAAGCAATTGGCTCCGCTGCGATCTTTATTGTCTCTCTGCTAATCATTGAATATTTGCAACTGAAATTTGATTGGTTAGAGAATCTCATGAGCGGTCGTTCTAAAATCATCATCGAAAATGGACAAATCATACCTAAAAATTTACGTTCCCTTCGAATCACAGTGGATATGTTAGAAATGCGGCTCCGGCAAAATGGAATTTCTAATTTGAGCGATGTCAAATTCGCTACACTGGAACCCAATGGTCAGATGGGTTACGAGTTAATGCGGCATGCCAAGCCTGTAACGATTGGAGAATTGGAGCGCATACTTGATTTAAAATCAGGAATAGCAATGGAACAGAGTAGCTTATTTCAGGAATCAAAAACAAACCACCATGCGACCCCAATCGACCCCAAATTGCAGTAA